In the genome of Montipora foliosa isolate CH-2021 chromosome 3, ASM3666993v2, whole genome shotgun sequence, one region contains:
- the LOC137995136 gene encoding somatostatin receptor type 5-like, giving the protein MAIFGNTLTIVMFVMERQLLKKSYNVLIMFLAVSDVLTAVNIIINPIFILGDAFPYPQNAILGEIFCRFIYNRLLLFQLICFSVYISLVLTTERWFAVVRPHQYNQAFSRKRVLGYITLSWVWSFLLMLKPLIDFSFNPSGDKSCSKIDSGGSSVNTAWYSAQLVLKMVIPCLAMIGLYIHMTLKTIYSPTASVESKARLKAKLTRMATAASCTLIAFYLPNQIVFLLIIMGKKESGEPLHTFTIFLTFMITCVNPFIYVLSNKNYQQRYWRILSTIFPCLRRGNRARVEDLAASDGVRLRRINSGSS; this is encoded by the coding sequence ATGGCGATTTTTGGAAACACTTTGACCATTGTGATGTTCGTAATGGAGAGACAGTTACTAAAGAAGTCATACAACGTGTTAATAATGTTCCTGGCGGTATCTGATGTGCTGACAGCAGTCAACATCATCATAAATCCAATTTTTATTCTCGGAGATGCGTTTCCCTATCCACAGAATGCCATATTGGGAGAAATCTTCTGTCGCTTCATATACAACCGATTGCTCTTATTCCAGCTCATATGTTTCTCAGTTTATATATCCCTGGTGTTGACGACGGAGCGATGGTTCGCAGTTGTAAGACCTCACCAATACAACCAAGCATTCAGCCGTAAAAGGGTCCTTGGCTATATTACACTGTCGTGGGTGTGGTCGTTTCTTCTCATGCTTAAACCCTTGATAGACTTCTCCTTTAATCCATCTGGGGATAAGAGCTGCTCAAAAATTGACTCAGGGGGATCCTCGGTTAATACTGCCTGGTACTCTGCTCAGCTGGTCTTAAAGATGGTCATCCCATGCCTTGCCATGATTGGGCTCTACATTCACATGACTTTAAAGACCATCTATTCTCCGACTGCGTCTGTGGAGAGCAAAGCCAGACTGAAGGCAAAGTTGACTCGAATGGCGACAGCTGCCAGTTGTACTTTGATCGCTTTTTACCTTCCCAACCAAATCGTCTTTCTCTTGATCATCATGGGAAAAAAGGAATCGGGTGAACCATTACACACATTCACGATATTTCTGACTTTTATGATCACTTGTGTCAATCCATTTATTTACGTGCTAAGCAACAAAAATTACCAACAACGTTATTGGCGCATCTTGTCCACCATTTTCCCTTGCCTAAGAAGAGGCAACCGCGCGAGGGTGGAAGATTTAGCGGCTTCGGATGGCGTAAGACTCCgtcgaattaactcaggaaGCAGTTGA
- the LOC137995137 gene encoding uncharacterized protein: MRKDFSSLDHGGVCVYIKEDIKYELAETLTCCIDNEIIWVKLMPSRSPHGFSHVILAVVYYPGRTSPVESDGQKLLNHLFDSLTAAETMFPNCGLIITGDFNRLNTGRLQCHFKLKQLVKFPTRGDATLDLVLTNLGDHFSTPECFPPFAAFQTIVQLSSSQGKEYPTNTLGSPLPSIRDIRDSNKMCLGRYFSSINWSVVISQPTCEEKLQVFNEAIEIGMSNIMPERTIQVYPKDAPWMSVKLKELIRMGQQAFHANKSGLMYKYYRNAVNKERKRCKAKYYTSKVKDLEGVYQRQWWSEVNKLSGSKKQNSSLFSSLNVPEYNNLSLTEVANSINHALLEPLQPYEPIDSERAALRLPLEENPEFLEVSVQRVYNNLLHLNKHKASGPDGLSNWVLKEYAEILVTPVQNILNASYSEQKLPSMWKIADVIPLPKVKQVTDPKKELRPLSLSSPLSKISEDFIVSDYIKPALESLVDSNQFGTIFGSSTVLALISMIHKWLEATDGNGASVRVLLFDYRKACDLIDHKSLVNKVKQVNIPNSVITG; encoded by the coding sequence ATGCGGAAAGACTTCTCTTCACTCGACCACGGAGGAGTGTGTGTTTATATCAAAGAGGACATAAAATACGAACTTGCGGAAACCTTAACATGCTGCATCGACAATGAAATTATTTGGGTCAAACTGATGCCCTCAAGATCTCCTCACGGTTTTTCGCACGTGAttttagctgttgtttactACCCCGGCCGGACAAGCCCGGTGGAGTCCGATGGTCAGAAGCTACTCAATCATCTATTTGACAGTTTGACAGCAGCAGAAACCATGTTTCCTAACTGCGGGCTAATTATTACCGGCGATTTTAACCGCTTGAATACTGGTCGCTTGCAGTGTCATTTCAAACTGAAACAACTTGTGAAATTTCCAACAAGAGGCGATGCAACGCTTGACCTGGTTTTAACCAACTTGGGCGACCATTTCTCGACTCCTGAATGTTTTCCACCCTTTGCGGCCTTTCAGACCATTGTACAGTTATCGTCCAGCCAAGGAAAAGAGTACCCAACCAACACACTCGGAAGTCCATTACCATCGATCAGGGACATTAGAGACAGCAATAAGATGTGCCTTGGTCGGTACTTTAGTAGCATCAATTGGTCTGTTGTCATCAGTCAGCCTACCTGTGAGGAAAAACTCCAGGTCTTTAACGAAGCGATTGAAATCGGCATGAGTAATATCATGCCAGAGAGAACGATCCAAGTCTACCCAAAGGACGCCCCTTGGATGTCGGTCAAGCTGAAGGAGCTAATACGCATGGGCCAGCAAGCTTTCCACGCCAATAAATCAGGCCTGATGTACAAGTACTATCGTAATGCagtaaataaagaaaggaaacgGTGTAAAGCAAAGTATTACACTTCTAAGGTGAAAGATCTTGAAGGTGTTTACCAGCGCCAGTGGTGGAGCGAAGTGAATAAGCTCAGTGGatcaaaaaagcaaaattcgTCACTATTTTCCTCCCTCAATGTTCCTGAGTATAACAACTTGTCTCTAACAGAAGTTGCTAATTCCATCAACCATGCATTACTGGAGCCACTTCAACCTTACGAGCCCATCGACAGCGAGCGTGCGGCCCTACGATTGCCCCTAGAAGAGAATCCGGAGTTCCTAGAGGTGTCCGTGCAAAGAGTGTACAACAACCTGCTTCACCTGAATAAGCATAAAGCTTCTGGCCCGGATGGGCTTTCCAACTGGGTGTTAAAGGAGTACGCCGAAATCCTAGTTACTCCCGTTCAAAACATCCTGAACGCCTCATACAGTGAGCAAAAACTACCGTCAATGTGGAAAATTGCGGATGTCATTCCCCTGCCCAAGGTGAAGCAAGTCACCGACCCAAAAAAGGAACTGCGTCCACTCTCTCTCTCGTCTCCCCTCTCGAAAATATCTGAGGACTTTATTGTTTCTGATTACATAAAACCTGCCCTAGAGAGCCTAGTTGACTCCAACCAGTTTGGTACCATATTTGGTTCTTCAACCGTGTTGGCACTCATTAGTATGATTCATAAGTGGCTCGAAGCAACGGATGGTAACGGTGCTTCTGTGCGTGTCCTCCTCTTTGATTATCGAAAGGCCTGTGACCTCATAGACCACAAGAGTTTGGTCAACAAAGTGAAGCAGGTCAATATTCCTAATAGTGTAATCACTGGGTGA